The Stenotrophomonas indicatrix DNA segment TGGTGCAGCATGCGGACATCCTTGCCTGGCACGCGGTTGATGGTTGGCGGATTGTAACCACGAATCGAGGCCGCTGCCTGCCAACTCACATGCGTGCCGGATGCTGCAATGCAGGACGACGATGGAGGCGGCGACATTGCAACCGGCCCATCCTGGCAACCAGCCAGGACTCGCGATGCGTCTCCCGGCGCGGGTGATTCAAGCAGGTGGTGCAGCCGCCTTCAACAACTGCGCCGCCACCTGGTCGAACGGGGCGATGTCCTGCAGCGCGCGGCTCATCGCCACTGCCCCTTCCACGCTGGCAATCACCAGGCTGGCCAAGCCGGCCGCTTGGGCAGGCACATGACCATCGGCGACGAACGCTTCAGCCAGGCGTCCCTGCCAGCGCACGAATACTTCGGCGGCAGCCGCACGCGGCTGGCTGGACGCGACCTCCACTGGCTCCTCGACGGCCGCCGCCAGCACCGGGCAGCCCGCGCGAAAGCCGGTGCGCAGCAGGCGCTCGCGCCACAGCGCCAGGAACTGCTGCAACCCCTGCACCGCGCCACCCTTCAGCAGCTCGATCAGCAGCACCTCCACCTTGTCGCCGGCCATGGTGGTGGCCCGTGCCAGCAGTTCCTGTTTGCCACCCGGGAAGTGGTGATAGGTGGACCCCAACGGCGCTTCTGCCAGCTTGGTCACTTCGCGGATGCTGGTGGCATTGAGGCCTACCCGCGCGAGCATCTGTGCCGCGGCATCGATCACACGCTGGGGGGCATCGGATGATCGCGGGCTCACGGCAGGCTCCTTGCTAAGACAGTCGTCATAGACTAGCGTATCGACCGTTCTATAACAGTCGTCATAGTCATGAATCTCTGGTTCCGCCTGCTCCACCTGCTGCTGTGCAGCCTGTTCCGGCCGAAGCTGGAGGCCCCGTTCGGCGTCTCCCGCCTGCAGTACCGGGTGCTGCCCAACGACCTGGACAGCAACCTGCACATGACCAACGGCCGCTACTGGAACATCTTTGACCTGGGCCGGCTGGACCTGATCCTGCGCATGGGGCTGGGCAAGGTGGCGCTGCGTGAGAAGTGGGCGCCGATCGTTGGCGCCGGCACCATCCAGTTCCGACGCGAGCTGAAGCCGTTCCAGCGCTTCACCCTGGAAACGCGGCTGGTCGGCTGGGTCGGCACACGCGGCATCATGGAGCAGCGCGTACTGATCGGCCCGGAGCAGAAAACCGCCACGCGTGCGCTGCTGATCACCGGCATCTATGACCGCCGCGCGCGGCAGTTCGTCGGCATGCCGCAGATGATGGAATCGATCGGCGTGGTTGCTCCGCCCTCACCGGCCCTGAGTGCGGCAGCCGAGGCACTGCTGGCTGCCGATCTGGCGTTGAAGCAGGACCATGATTGATCCCTGCAGTCCGGTTCTCAGCGCTTCGGCAGGCTTGCTTTTGCGCGCGTGATCGCCGCTTCCGCCATCGGCGCCATCAGCGCATAGCCCTTCGCCGTCGGGTGCACGCCATCGGTTGCCAACTGCGCATCCAATCCGCCGGCACGGTTGGCCATCGCTGCGTAATAGTCCAGATAGACCAGGCCCCGTGCATCGGCATGGTGCTTCAGCGCAGCATTCAATGCACGCACCTTGGGCGCA contains these protein-coding regions:
- a CDS encoding thioesterase family protein, translating into MNLWFRLLHLLLCSLFRPKLEAPFGVSRLQYRVLPNDLDSNLHMTNGRYWNIFDLGRLDLILRMGLGKVALREKWAPIVGAGTIQFRRELKPFQRFTLETRLVGWVGTRGIMEQRVLIGPEQKTATRALLITGIYDRRARQFVGMPQMMESIGVVAPPSPALSAAAEALLAADLALKQDHD
- a CDS encoding TetR/AcrR family transcriptional regulator, which gives rise to MSPRSSDAPQRVIDAAAQMLARVGLNATSIREVTKLAEAPLGSTYHHFPGGKQELLARATTMAGDKVEVLLIELLKGGAVQGLQQFLALWRERLLRTGFRAGCPVLAAAVEEPVEVASSQPRAAAAEVFVRWQGRLAEAFVADGHVPAQAAGLASLVIASVEGAVAMSRALQDIAPFDQVAAQLLKAAAPPA